The Nocardia sp. NBC_00508 nucleotide sequence AGGCTGTGGTCTCCGGATAGATCGGCGACCACCGAATCCACCACTTGGCGCAGCCCCTCGGTGCGCGGAGTCGGGATGGTGGTGCGCACGCTGAACTGCGACTGCCCGCCGGGCCGGTGCAGGAACACAACCAGGTGCTTGGCCAGGCTGCGCGCCAATTCGGCGCCGTGCTGCTCCTCGACGAGCGCCAGCGCCATGTCGATACCCGCGGTGACACCCGCGGACGTGATGATCGGCCCGTCTCGCACATAGATGGCGTCGGCGTCGACTTGGACGCGCGGAAACCGCTGAGCCAGTTCGGCACACGCCAGCCAATGCGTGGTGGCGCGCCGACCGTCGAGCAGTCCCGCTTCGGCGAGCACCAACGCCCCGGTACACACCGACGCCACCCGACGAGCCCTGCCGCCGATCGCGCGCACCGCGTCCACCAGGGCATCCGGAACCCGATCCTCCGGCGCGTGTCCCGGCACCAGCAGGGTTTCGATCGGTCCGCCGAAGTCGCCGAGCGCACCGTCGACCCCCAGCGGCACGCCCACGTCGGTACGCACCGGCGCCCCATCCGGCGAGGCGAACCGGACCCGGTGTCCGGCCCAGTGCAACACCTGCACCGGCCCGGCGACGTCCAGCATCAGCACACCGTCCGACACCGCGACCAGGACGTCATCACTTGCCTCCATGAGCCCAGTCTCGAGGCACCGGATCAAGTCCGCAAGGACGCGGTCCCCACAGATCCGGACATGCCGGATGCCATCCAGTCACACCAATAGCGGCGGCGACACGCGGAACATCGCCAGCGTCGGCGGCGCCACCCAGGCCCTGAGGCTTCCGGTGGCACGAAAGAGCCGGTCGCATTCAGCGAATTCGGTTCGGTCCCAGGCCCAGAGCTGTCAATGCGGCAGGCGTGGCACGTTACCGTCGGGATCATCGACCGACTCGACCTCGACCGCGCAATCAGGG carries:
- a CDS encoding GlxA family transcriptional regulator gives rise to the protein MEASDDVLVAVSDGVLMLDVAGPVQVLHWAGHRVRFASPDGAPVRTDVGVPLGVDGALGDFGGPIETLLVPGHAPEDRVPDALVDAVRAIGGRARRVASVCTGALVLAEAGLLDGRRATTHWLACAELAQRFPRVQVDADAIYVRDGPIITSAGVTAGIDMALALVEEQHGAELARSLAKHLVVFLHRPGGQSQFSVRTTIPTPRTEGLRQVVDSVVADLSGDHSLAAMAARAALSERHLSRLFRREIGMTPGHYVKQVRLEAAQALLESGDEPMAVIARRSGFGSEETMRRTFVELLGISPSDYRRRFRAPAH